A genomic stretch from Hemicordylus capensis ecotype Gifberg chromosome 5, rHemCap1.1.pri, whole genome shotgun sequence includes:
- the ARHGDIB gene encoding rho GDP-dissociation inhibitor 2 has product MTEKDPEVHVEDDDDELDSKLNYKPPPQKTLQELQELDKDDESLAKYKKSLLGDGPVVADPSVPNVTVTRLTLVCGTAPGPITMDLTGDLEALKKETFVLKEGSEYQVKICFKVIRDIVSGLKYVQHTYRTGVKVDKATFMVGSYGPRPEEYEFTTPLEEAPKGMMARGNYRNKSFFTDDDKHDHLTWEWNLSIKKEWTE; this is encoded by the exons ATGACTGAGAAAGACCCAGAGGTGCATgtggaagatgatgatgatgaactagACAGCAAATTGAACTACAAACCCCCACCTCAGAAAACTCTTCAGGAACTGCAGGAGCTGGACAAGGATGACGAGAGTCTGGCTAAGTACAAGAAGTCCCTTTTGGGAGATGGACCTGTGGTGGCAG ACCCGTCAGTTCCCAATGTGACAGTCACTCGGCTCACCCTGGTatgtggaactgctccagggCCAATTACTATGGACCTCACTG GGGACCTAGAGGCTCTCAAGAAAGAGACCTTTGTATTAAAGGAAGGATCTGAATACCAAGTCAAGATCTGTTTCAAA GTCATTAGGGACATTGTATCTGGCTTGAAATATGTGCAGCACACTTACCGGACAGGGGTGAAAG TGGACAAAGCTACATTCATGGTGGGCAGCTATGGGCCGCGGCCAGAGGAGTATGAATTCACGACACCTCTTGAGGAAGCCCCCAAGGGCATGATGGCTCGAGGAAACTACCGCAACAAGTCTTTCTTCACTGATGATGACAAGCATGACCATCTCACCTGGGAGTGGAACTTGTCCATTAAGAAGGAGTGGACAGAATGA